DNA sequence from the Pelomicrobium methylotrophicum genome:
CGCCGGTGGTGAAGCCCGTGCGCATCCCTTTCTTTTTTGTTTTCTCCATCATGGCCGGCGCACCCCGCGCCGCTTATGCCTTCTGCCGCGCTTCGGCCAGCGCCAGCAACGCATGCAGGGCCGCGACCACCAAGGTGGAACCGCCCTTGCGGCCTTCGGTCAAGATCCACGGTATGTGAACGATCTCGGCCAGGGCCGCTTTCGATTCCGCTGCCGAAACAAATCCCACGGGCATGCCGACGATCAGCCGGGGGCGGACGTTTTCTTCGCTGACGAGGCGGATGACTTCCAGCAAGGCCGTGGGCGCATTGCCCACTGCGACGATGCCGCCATCCAGCAGCCCGCGATCGCGCGCCTTGCGCATGGCATGCACTGCTCGTGTGCTGTTGGTAGCGCGCGCCTGGGCAATGACGTCTTCGTCGCTGATGAACTGGTGAATCTCGACGCCGAAATGGGCCAGCCGCGGGCGCGACACACCGACACAGATCATCTCCACATCCGCGACGATAGGTCGTCCGCTGAGGATGGCTTCGACTCCGGCGCACACCGCGTCCGGATGAAACCGCGTCAGACCGTTGAACTCGAAGTCCGCCGTAGCGTGAATCATGCGACGGACGATGGGCCACTGCTCGGCAGTGTAGCAGTGCGGCCCGGCCTCGCGATCCACAATGGAGAAGGACTCATGTTCGATCCGTTGCCCAGCCTGGGTTAGCTGTTCCGTCACGATCGTGTTCATGCCGCGTGCACCTCCTGCGCGTGACGGTGAGGATGCTCGTGGTGGAAATCAGGGCCGGGATCGTGGTGATGATGGCCGTGGCCCCGTTCCAGAGCGACTTGCCGGTATTTGCAGCCGTCGCAAGGCATACGCGCTGCCGCATCACCGCGGCGTATTGCTTGAACGTGTTGTTCAAGCAATTGGAAAACCTCTTCTTCAAAACCGAAATAATCGCCGCGCGCGAAACGTACGCGCGGATACTGTGCCTTCAAGTGATCCACCTGGCGCTTGATGCGCTCGATGAGCGTGCCGGTGAACAGGTAATAGGGCAGTATA
Encoded proteins:
- a CDS encoding precorrin-8X methylmutase, whose translation is MNTIVTEQLTQAGQRIEHESFSIVDREAGPHCYTAEQWPIVRRMIHATADFEFNGLTRFHPDAVCAGVEAILSGRPIVADVEMICVGVSRPRLAHFGVEIHQFISDEDVIAQARATNSTRAVHAMRKARDRGLLDGGIVAVGNAPTALLEVIRLVSEENVRPRLIVGMPVGFVSAAESKAALAEIVHIPWILTEGRKGGSTLVVAALHALLALAEARQKA